A section of the Stenotrophomonas sp. 364 genome encodes:
- a CDS encoding acetylornithine deacetylase — protein sequence MLEQTLTHLQQLVSFDTRNPPRAITTGGIFDYLRANLPGFNVEVIDHGDGAVSLYAVRGTPKYLFNVHLDTVPDSPHWTADPHVMRRADDRVIGLGVCDIKGAAAALVAAANASNGDAAFLFSSDEEANDPRCIAAFLARGIPYEAVLVAEPTMSEAVLAHRGISSVLMQFTGRAGHASGKQDAAASALHQAMRWGNRALDHVESLAHARFGGLTGLRFNIGRVEGGIKANMIAPAAELRFGFRPLPSMDIDALLATFAGFAEPEAAQFTETFRGPSFPAGDIAEAESRRLAARDVADALDIPIGNAVDFWTEASLFSAGGYTTLVYGPGDIAQAHTADEFVTLEQLQRYTESVHRIIARGA from the coding sequence ATGTTGGAACAGACGCTTACCCACCTGCAGCAGCTCGTGTCCTTCGACACGCGCAACCCGCCGCGTGCGATCACCACCGGCGGCATCTTCGATTACCTGCGTGCGAACCTGCCCGGGTTCAACGTGGAGGTGATCGACCATGGCGACGGTGCGGTCAGCCTGTATGCGGTGCGTGGCACCCCGAAGTACCTGTTCAACGTGCACCTGGATACCGTGCCGGACTCGCCGCATTGGACGGCCGACCCGCACGTGATGCGGCGCGCGGACGACCGTGTGATCGGCCTGGGCGTGTGCGATATCAAGGGCGCCGCGGCGGCGTTGGTAGCGGCTGCGAACGCCAGCAATGGCGACGCCGCGTTCCTGTTCTCCAGTGACGAGGAGGCCAACGATCCGCGTTGCATCGCCGCCTTCCTCGCTCGTGGCATTCCATACGAGGCGGTGCTGGTCGCCGAGCCGACGATGAGCGAAGCAGTGCTCGCGCACCGTGGGATCAGCTCGGTGCTGATGCAGTTCACCGGCCGCGCCGGGCATGCCTCGGGCAAGCAGGATGCGGCGGCCAGCGCGCTTCACCAGGCCATGCGCTGGGGAAACCGCGCGCTGGACCATGTGGAATCGCTGGCCCATGCACGCTTCGGTGGGCTGACCGGACTGCGCTTCAACATCGGCCGGGTCGAAGGCGGGATCAAGGCCAACATGATCGCGCCCGCCGCCGAACTGCGGTTCGGCTTCCGCCCGTTGCCGTCGATGGACATCGATGCGCTGCTGGCGACCTTCGCCGGGTTCGCCGAGCCGGAGGCCGCGCAGTTCACCGAAACCTTCCGCGGCCCCAGTTTCCCGGCCGGCGACATCGCCGAAGCGGAAAGCCGCCGCCTGGCCGCGCGCGACGTGGCCGACGCGCTGGATATTCCGATTGGCAACGCGGTGGACTTCTGGACCGAGGCCTCGCTGTTCTCGGCCGGCGGCTACACCACGCTGGTGTACGGCCCGGGTGACATCGCCCAGGCCCACACCGCCGATGAGTTCGTGACGCTGGAGCAGCTGCAGCGTTACACCGAATCCGTGCACCGCATCATCGCGCGCGGCGCCTGA
- a CDS encoding argininosuccinate synthase has product MSNKDIVLAFSGGLDTSFCVPYLQERGYNVHTVFADTGGVDDEERDFIEKRAAELGVTSHVTVDGGPAIWSGFVKPFVWAGEGYQGQYPLLVSDRYLIVDAALKRAAELGTNIIAHGCTGMGNDQVRFDLAVKALGDYQIVAPIREIQKEHTQTRAYEQKYLEERGFGVRAKQQAYTINENLLGLTMSGGEIDRWEAPGEGARGWCAPRSEWPEQALTVTLKFVEGEAVELDGKALPGEQILAKLNKLFAPYGVGRGVYTGDTVIGLKGRIVFEAPGLVSLLAAHRALEDAVLTKQQNRFKPDVARKWVELVYEGFYHDPLKTDIEAFLKSSQAKVNGEVVLETRGGRVDAVAVKSPHLLNTKGATYAQSADWGVEEAEGFIKLFGMSSTLYAQVNR; this is encoded by the coding sequence ATGAGCAACAAAGACATCGTCCTGGCTTTCTCCGGTGGACTCGACACCAGCTTCTGCGTGCCGTACCTGCAGGAGCGTGGCTACAACGTACATACCGTGTTCGCCGACACCGGCGGCGTGGATGACGAAGAGCGCGATTTCATCGAGAAGCGTGCCGCCGAACTGGGCGTCACCAGCCACGTCACCGTCGACGGTGGTCCGGCAATCTGGAGCGGCTTCGTCAAGCCGTTCGTGTGGGCCGGCGAAGGCTACCAGGGCCAGTACCCGCTGCTGGTCTCCGACCGGTACCTGATCGTGGACGCCGCGCTCAAGCGCGCCGCCGAGCTGGGCACCAACATCATCGCCCACGGCTGCACCGGCATGGGTAACGACCAGGTCCGCTTCGACCTGGCCGTGAAGGCGCTGGGCGACTACCAGATCGTCGCGCCGATCCGCGAAATCCAGAAGGAACACACCCAGACCCGCGCCTACGAGCAGAAGTACCTGGAAGAGCGCGGCTTCGGCGTGCGCGCCAAGCAGCAGGCCTACACCATCAACGAGAACCTGCTGGGCCTGACCATGTCCGGCGGCGAGATCGACCGTTGGGAAGCGCCGGGTGAGGGTGCTCGTGGCTGGTGCGCCCCGCGCAGCGAATGGCCGGAACAGGCACTGACGGTCACTCTGAAGTTCGTCGAAGGCGAAGCGGTCGAGCTGGACGGCAAGGCGCTGCCGGGTGAGCAGATCCTGGCCAAGCTCAACAAGCTGTTCGCCCCGTACGGCGTGGGCCGTGGCGTCTACACCGGCGACACCGTGATCGGCCTGAAGGGCCGCATCGTGTTCGAAGCGCCGGGCCTGGTTTCGCTGCTGGCCGCGCACCGCGCGCTGGAAGACGCCGTGCTGACCAAGCAGCAGAATCGCTTCAAGCCGGACGTGGCGCGCAAGTGGGTGGAGCTGGTGTACGAAGGCTTCTACCACGACCCGCTGAAGACCGACATCGAAGCCTTCCTGAAGTCCTCGCAGGCCAAGGTCAACGGCGAAGTGGTGCTGGAAACCCGCGGTGGCCGTGTTGATGCGGTGGCGGTGAAGTCGCCGCACCTGCTCAACACCAAGGGCGCCACGTATGCACAGTCGGCCGACTGGGGCGTGGAAGAAGCCGAAGGCTTCATCAAGCTGTTTGGCATGAGCTCGACCTTGTACGCACAGGTCAACCGCTGA
- a CDS encoding N-acetylornithine carbamoyltransferase, translating into MSLKHFLNTQDWSRTDLDALLTQAALFKRNKLGDELKGKSIALVFFNPSMRTRTSFELGAFQLGGHAIVLQPGKDAWPIEFNLGTVMDGDTEEHIAEVAKVLGRYCDLIAVRAFPKFIDWSKDREDIVLKSFAKYSPVPVINMETITHPCQELAHVMALQEHFGTQDLRGKKYVLTWTYHPKPLNTAVANSALTIATRMGMDVTLLCPTPDYILDERYMGWAEQNVAESGGSLQVSHDIASAYAGADVVYAKSWGALPFFGNWEPEKPIRDQYQHFIVDEAKMALTNNGVFSHCLPLRRNVKATDGVMDSAQCIAINEAENRLHVQKAIMSALIGR; encoded by the coding sequence ATGTCCCTGAAGCACTTCCTGAACACCCAGGACTGGAGCCGCACCGACCTGGATGCCCTGCTGACCCAGGCCGCGCTGTTCAAGCGCAACAAGCTGGGCGACGAGCTCAAGGGCAAGTCGATTGCCCTGGTGTTCTTCAATCCGTCCATGCGCACCCGCACCAGCTTCGAGCTGGGCGCCTTCCAGCTGGGTGGGCACGCCATCGTGCTGCAGCCCGGCAAGGACGCATGGCCGATCGAGTTCAACCTGGGCACGGTGATGGACGGGGACACCGAGGAGCACATCGCCGAAGTGGCCAAGGTGCTGGGCCGCTACTGCGACCTGATCGCGGTGCGTGCCTTCCCGAAGTTCATCGACTGGTCCAAGGACCGCGAAGACATCGTGCTCAAGAGCTTCGCCAAGTACTCGCCGGTGCCGGTGATCAACATGGAAACCATCACCCATCCGTGCCAGGAACTGGCCCACGTGATGGCGCTGCAGGAGCATTTCGGCACCCAGGACCTGCGCGGCAAGAAGTACGTGCTGACCTGGACCTACCACCCCAAGCCGCTGAACACCGCGGTGGCCAACTCGGCGCTGACCATCGCTACCCGCATGGGCATGGACGTGACCCTGCTGTGCCCGACCCCGGACTACATCCTGGACGAGCGCTACATGGGCTGGGCCGAGCAGAACGTGGCCGAGAGCGGTGGGTCGCTGCAGGTCAGCCACGATATCGCCAGCGCCTACGCCGGCGCCGACGTGGTGTACGCCAAAAGCTGGGGCGCGCTGCCGTTCTTCGGCAACTGGGAACCGGAAAAGCCGATCCGCGATCAGTACCAGCACTTCATCGTGGACGAAGCCAAGATGGCGCTGACCAACAACGGGGTGTTCAGCCACTGCCTGCCGCTGCGCCGCAACGTGAAGGCCACCGACGGCGTGATGGATTCGGCGCAGTGCATCGCGATCAACGAAGCTGAAAACCGCCTGCACGTGCAGAAGGCAATCATGTCGGCGTTGATCGGCCGGTAA
- the cysS gene encoding cysteine--tRNA ligase, with amino-acid sequence MTLRLHNNLTRQLEPFTPLDPTCPTLYVCGPTVYNYVHIGNARGPVVFGVLADLLRRRFGGLRYARNITDVDDKINTAAREQGVPISAITDRFAAAYREDMAALGVVPPDIEPEATAHIPQIVAMIEQLIAFGHAYAAEGHVLFSVGSYAGYGKLSRRDPEEMLAGARVDVAPYKRDPGDFVLWKPSSDDLPGWESPWGRGRPGWHIECSAMAAAHLGPTIDIHAGGVDLQFPHHENEIAQSECAHGGQTFARFWLHNGMLNFGGAKMSKSIGNIERVHDLVRKHAPEALRYALLSAHYRQPLDWSDALIEQSARTLDRLYGTLRDMAAVEATAVIPAEMEAALDDDLNTPQALAELARIAGEARKAAPAEQARWKTALLGAGLALGLLQQDPAAWFGNAPGDADDDARIQSLIDARTAAKQGRDFARADAIRDQLAAEGIALEDTAQGVRWVRKR; translated from the coding sequence ATGACCCTGCGCCTGCACAACAACCTGACACGCCAGCTCGAACCGTTCACCCCGCTCGATCCGACCTGTCCGACCCTGTATGTGTGTGGCCCCACGGTCTACAACTATGTGCACATCGGCAACGCCCGCGGCCCGGTGGTGTTCGGGGTGCTGGCGGACCTGCTGCGGCGCCGCTTCGGCGGCCTGCGCTACGCCCGCAACATCACCGACGTGGACGACAAGATCAACACCGCCGCGCGTGAACAGGGCGTGCCGATCTCGGCCATCACCGACCGGTTTGCCGCGGCCTACCGGGAAGACATGGCCGCGCTGGGCGTAGTGCCGCCGGACATCGAGCCGGAGGCGACCGCGCACATCCCGCAGATCGTGGCGATGATCGAGCAGCTGATCGCCTTCGGCCACGCCTATGCGGCCGAAGGCCACGTGCTGTTTTCGGTCGGTTCCTATGCCGGGTATGGCAAGTTGTCGCGCCGCGACCCGGAGGAAATGCTGGCAGGCGCGCGCGTGGACGTGGCCCCGTACAAGCGCGACCCGGGCGACTTCGTCCTGTGGAAGCCCTCCAGCGACGACCTGCCCGGCTGGGAATCGCCGTGGGGCCGGGGTCGTCCGGGCTGGCACATCGAATGCTCGGCGATGGCCGCCGCGCACCTGGGCCCGACCATCGACATCCATGCCGGTGGCGTGGACCTGCAGTTCCCGCACCACGAAAACGAGATCGCGCAGAGCGAGTGCGCCCACGGCGGGCAGACCTTCGCCCGGTTCTGGCTGCACAACGGCATGCTCAATTTTGGCGGCGCCAAGATGAGCAAGTCGATCGGCAACATCGAGCGCGTGCACGACCTGGTGCGCAAGCACGCCCCCGAGGCGCTGCGCTACGCGCTGTTGTCGGCCCACTACCGTCAGCCGCTGGACTGGTCCGACGCGCTGATCGAACAATCCGCGCGCACGCTGGACCGGCTGTACGGCACCCTGCGCGACATGGCAGCCGTGGAGGCCACCGCGGTCATCCCCGCCGAGATGGAGGCCGCGCTGGACGACGACCTCAACACGCCACAGGCCCTGGCCGAACTGGCCCGCATCGCCGGCGAAGCGCGCAAGGCCGCGCCGGCCGAGCAGGCGCGCTGGAAGACCGCGCTGTTGGGGGCTGGCCTGGCGCTGGGCCTGCTGCAGCAGGATCCGGCCGCCTGGTTTGGCAATGCACCGGGCGACGCCGATGACGATGCGCGCATCCAGTCGCTGATCGACGCCCGCACCGCCGCCAAGCAGGGCCGCGACTTCGCCCGCGCCGACGCCATCCGCGACCAGCTGGCCGCCGAGGGCATCGCGCTGGAAGACACCGCTCAGGGCGTGCGCTGGGTGCGCAAGCGTTGA
- a CDS encoding SufE family protein: protein MTLASPFPLEPTAAEAQAAIADEFAFFGDWSERYQYLIDLGRKLPTFPDAWKTEEHRLLGCQSMVWIVPEGNAQQLRFHAISDSAIVSGLIYLALRVYSGRSAAEILATEPSYIQDIGLSRHLSPTRSNGVAAMLAFIRETAQSQHAQS, encoded by the coding sequence ATGACCCTTGCTTCCCCGTTCCCGCTTGAACCCACCGCTGCCGAGGCACAGGCGGCCATCGCCGATGAATTCGCCTTCTTCGGCGACTGGTCCGAGCGCTACCAGTACCTGATCGATCTCGGCCGCAAGCTGCCCACCTTCCCCGACGCGTGGAAGACCGAAGAGCACCGCCTGCTCGGCTGCCAGTCGATGGTGTGGATCGTGCCCGAGGGCAACGCGCAGCAGCTGCGCTTCCACGCCATCAGCGACTCGGCGATCGTCTCCGGGCTGATCTACCTGGCCCTGCGGGTGTATTCGGGCCGTTCGGCCGCCGAGATCCTGGCCACCGAACCGAGCTACATCCAGGACATCGGGCTGTCCCGCCACCTGTCGCCGACCCGTAGCAACGGCGTTGCGGCGATGCTGGCCTTCATCCGCGAGACCGCGCAGTCACAGCACGCCCAGTCGTGA
- a CDS encoding MFS transporter yields the protein MSTDAPAEPAESALTLLARPGFSLLLAYRICAMLSYQIVAVTVGWHIYEVTRNPFSLGLVGLAEVLPFFCVAPFAGYLVDHLPRRRLGMVAASGLVLTAVVLTAVAQGWLPFHGVWPIYAAIAMTGMVRAFLSPIYNALFARVLERQQYARGAGLGAVVFQAGMVAGPALGGLLVAWGGKGVAYGVAVAVALIAVGCLAVLRVSEPVRTGPAAPIFKSIAEGGRFVLGNRIMVGAMALDMFSVLLGGVVAMLPAFLHEILHHGPEGLGILRAAPALGSVCVGLWLARRPLQRNAGRVLLFAVAGFGLCVIGFGLSHSFWLSAMILLFYGAFDGVSVVVRSTILQLATPEEMRGRVSSINGIFISSSNELGAFYAGTMAKLLGLAPAVVLGGFAVLSVAGIIAWKNPTLRRLNLRDLQ from the coding sequence GTGAGTACCGACGCCCCTGCCGAACCCGCCGAAAGCGCGCTGACCCTGCTGGCCCGGCCCGGCTTCTCGCTGCTGCTGGCCTACCGCATCTGCGCGATGCTGTCCTACCAGATCGTGGCGGTGACGGTGGGCTGGCACATCTACGAAGTGACCCGCAATCCGTTCTCGCTGGGTCTGGTGGGGCTGGCCGAGGTGCTGCCGTTCTTCTGCGTGGCCCCGTTCGCCGGCTACCTGGTGGACCACCTGCCCCGCCGCCGGCTGGGCATGGTCGCCGCCAGCGGACTGGTGCTCACCGCCGTGGTGCTCACCGCCGTTGCCCAGGGCTGGCTGCCGTTCCACGGGGTGTGGCCGATCTACGCGGCCATCGCCATGACCGGCATGGTCCGCGCGTTCCTGTCGCCGATCTACAACGCCCTGTTCGCCCGCGTGCTCGAGCGCCAGCAGTACGCGCGCGGTGCAGGCCTGGGCGCGGTGGTGTTCCAGGCCGGCATGGTGGCCGGCCCGGCACTGGGTGGCCTGCTGGTGGCGTGGGGCGGCAAGGGCGTGGCCTATGGCGTGGCCGTGGCCGTGGCGCTGATCGCGGTCGGCTGCCTGGCCGTGCTGCGTGTCTCCGAACCGGTGCGCACCGGTCCGGCCGCGCCGATCTTCAAGAGCATCGCCGAAGGCGGTCGCTTCGTGCTCGGCAACCGGATCATGGTCGGGGCGATGGCGCTGGACATGTTCTCGGTGCTGCTCGGCGGCGTGGTGGCGATGCTGCCGGCGTTCCTGCATGAAATCCTGCACCACGGACCGGAAGGCCTGGGCATCCTGCGCGCGGCCCCTGCGCTGGGGTCGGTCTGCGTGGGCCTGTGGCTGGCCCGCCGGCCGCTGCAGCGCAACGCCGGCCGCGTGCTGCTGTTCGCGGTGGCCGGCTTCGGCCTGTGCGTGATCGGCTTCGGGCTGTCGCACAGCTTCTGGCTGTCGGCGATGATCCTGTTGTTCTACGGTGCGTTCGACGGCGTGTCGGTGGTGGTCCGCTCGACCATCCTGCAGCTGGCCACGCCGGAGGAGATGCGCGGCCGGGTGTCGTCCATCAACGGCATCTTCATCAGCTCGTCCAACGAACTGGGCGCGTTCTATGCGGGCACGATGGCCAAGCTGCTCGGCCTGGCCCCGGCCGTGGTGCTGGGCGGTTTCGCCGTGCTCAGCGTGGCCGGCATCATTGCCTGGAAGAATCCGACGCTGCGCCGGTTGAACCTGCGGGATCTGCAGTAG
- the dksA gene encoding RNA polymerase-binding protein DksA, translating into MAAKKTAKKAVKAAKKTAKPVAKKLAAKSVAKKPAPKPAGKPASKQPAARTAPVKKAVAKTPAKAVKKAVAKKPVVSKAPVKKAAPAKKVVAKKAAVTKPVAKAPVKKAAPAKTVAKKSVKPAAVTPASKPAPVKKVAAKQPPAKPVKASKTASKPVAPKPATKPVAAPVVKSAPKPASPAPAKSVPAKSAAKPVTPPASASVPAAAAPASKAPQNKNPVPVSKSPAKTPAKSESAPKPVSRPVGKVAVAVAARSSAPAPRTKVKVVEYKTDEATGRPILPEGYKPSAEEEYMSPLQLEYFRQRLQHWRNDLVEESKQTIANLQEEVRDIGDEAERATRETENSLELRTRDRYRKLIGKINSTLKRLEDGDYGYCVDTGEEIGLDRLEARLTAERTIDAQERWEHLQKQQGD; encoded by the coding sequence GTGGCTGCTAAAAAAACTGCAAAGAAGGCCGTCAAGGCCGCCAAGAAAACCGCCAAGCCTGTTGCTAAGAAGTTGGCGGCCAAGTCCGTTGCCAAAAAACCGGCCCCCAAGCCGGCTGGCAAGCCTGCATCCAAACAACCGGCGGCCAGGACGGCACCCGTGAAAAAAGCTGTCGCCAAGACCCCGGCCAAGGCGGTGAAGAAAGCCGTCGCCAAAAAGCCGGTGGTGAGCAAGGCCCCGGTGAAGAAGGCCGCGCCCGCCAAGAAGGTCGTGGCCAAGAAGGCCGCGGTGACCAAGCCGGTCGCCAAGGCGCCGGTGAAGAAGGCCGCACCGGCGAAGACCGTCGCGAAAAAATCCGTGAAGCCGGCAGCTGTCACGCCGGCCTCCAAGCCTGCACCGGTGAAGAAGGTGGCGGCCAAGCAGCCGCCGGCCAAGCCGGTGAAGGCCAGTAAAACCGCCAGCAAGCCCGTGGCACCCAAGCCGGCCACCAAGCCGGTTGCAGCACCCGTAGTGAAGTCCGCACCGAAGCCGGCATCGCCGGCGCCGGCCAAGTCTGTCCCGGCCAAGAGCGCGGCCAAACCTGTTACCCCGCCGGCGTCCGCGTCGGTGCCGGCAGCAGCAGCCCCCGCCTCCAAGGCCCCGCAAAACAAGAATCCCGTGCCCGTTTCGAAATCGCCTGCAAAAACCCCCGCCAAGTCCGAGTCCGCCCCCAAGCCCGTGTCGCGTCCGGTCGGCAAGGTCGCCGTTGCCGTGGCAGCGCGCTCGTCCGCCCCGGCGCCGCGCACCAAGGTCAAGGTGGTGGAATACAAGACTGACGAAGCCACCGGTCGTCCGATCCTGCCCGAAGGCTACAAGCCGAGTGCGGAAGAGGAATACATGAGCCCGCTGCAGCTGGAGTATTTCCGCCAGCGCCTGCAGCACTGGCGCAATGATCTGGTGGAGGAATCCAAGCAGACCATCGCCAATCTGCAGGAAGAAGTGCGTGACATCGGCGATGAAGCCGAGCGCGCCACCCGCGAGACCGAGAACTCGCTGGAACTGCGTACCCGCGATCGTTACCGCAAGCTGATCGGCAAGATCAACAGCACGCTGAAGCGTCTGGAAGACGGTGACTACGGCTACTGCGTGGACACCGGCGAAGAGATCGGCCTGGACCGTCTGGAAGCGCGCCTCACCGCTGAGCGCACCATCGACGCCCAGGAACGTTGGGAGCACCTGCAGAAGCAGCAGGGCGACTGA
- the yidD gene encoding membrane protein insertion efficiency factor YidD, giving the protein MISRLLIALLRFYKRFISPLLGPRCRFMPSCSEYAMQAIATHGPARGSWLAARRLGRCHPFHPGGIDEVPPRAAHDAPCRCTGKH; this is encoded by the coding sequence GTGATCTCACGCCTGCTCATTGCCCTGCTGCGCTTCTACAAGCGCTTCATCAGCCCGCTGCTGGGGCCGCGTTGCCGCTTCATGCCCAGCTGTTCTGAATACGCCATGCAAGCCATCGCCACGCATGGGCCCGCGCGCGGCAGCTGGCTCGCCGCGCGCCGCCTGGGCCGCTGCCATCCCTTCCATCCCGGTGGCATCGACGAGGTGCCCCCGCGCGCCGCGCACGATGCCCCCTGCCGCTGCACAGGAAAACACTGA
- a CDS encoding dihydroorotase codes for MSSTLIVNARLVNEGRISDGDLRIENGRIAQIGAGLEARPGETVVDAAGRWLLPGMIDDQVHFREPGLTHKGDIATESAAAVAGGLTSFMDMPNTNPPTLSADILQAKYDAAAGRARANYGFYMGASNDNLEHIQSLDPKTAPGIKVFMGASTGNMLVDNPETLDAIFRDAPTPIITHCEDTPMIDAKAKEYAEKYGDALSAEQHPDIRSREACLKSSELAVSLAKKHGTRLHVLHISTADELKLFERGPLIRADGSRKQITAETCIHFLRFDRSDYARLGNLIKCNPAIKEASDREALTRAVAEDVIDVLATDHAPHTWEEKQKPYPQAPSGLPLVQYALVAALELVHEGKLEITQVVQKFAHAPAQLFDVSQRGYLREGYFADLVLVEDVPFTVKREDVLSKCGWSPFEGITFRSRIASTWVNGELAWDGEKLVGAPNGQRMSFDR; via the coding sequence ATGTCCTCCACGCTCATCGTCAACGCCCGCCTGGTCAACGAAGGTCGCATCAGCGACGGCGACCTGCGCATCGAAAACGGCCGCATCGCGCAGATCGGCGCCGGCCTGGAGGCCCGCCCGGGTGAAACCGTGGTCGACGCCGCCGGCCGTTGGCTGCTGCCGGGCATGATCGACGACCAGGTCCACTTCCGCGAGCCGGGCCTGACCCACAAGGGTGACATCGCCACCGAGTCGGCCGCGGCCGTGGCCGGCGGGCTGACCAGCTTCATGGACATGCCCAACACCAACCCACCCACGCTCAGCGCCGACATCCTGCAGGCCAAATACGACGCCGCCGCCGGCCGCGCGCGCGCCAACTACGGCTTCTACATGGGCGCCAGCAACGACAACCTGGAACACATCCAGTCACTGGACCCCAAGACCGCGCCGGGTATCAAGGTATTCATGGGGGCTTCCACCGGCAACATGCTGGTGGACAACCCGGAGACCCTGGACGCGATCTTCCGCGACGCGCCCACCCCGATCATCACGCATTGCGAAGACACGCCGATGATCGATGCCAAGGCCAAGGAGTACGCCGAGAAATACGGCGATGCCCTCAGCGCCGAGCAGCACCCGGACATCCGCTCGCGCGAGGCCTGCCTGAAGTCCTCCGAGCTGGCGGTGTCGCTGGCGAAGAAGCACGGCACCCGCCTGCACGTGCTGCACATCTCCACCGCCGACGAGCTCAAGCTGTTCGAGCGCGGCCCGCTGATCCGCGCCGATGGCAGCCGCAAGCAGATCACCGCCGAAACCTGCATCCACTTCCTGCGCTTCGACCGCAGCGACTACGCGCGGCTGGGCAACCTGATCAAGTGCAACCCGGCGATCAAGGAAGCCAGCGACCGCGAAGCACTCACCCGCGCCGTGGCCGAGGACGTGATCGACGTACTGGCCACCGACCACGCCCCGCACACCTGGGAAGAAAAGCAGAAGCCCTACCCGCAGGCGCCGTCGGGCCTGCCGCTGGTGCAGTACGCGCTGGTGGCGGCGCTGGAGCTGGTGCACGAAGGCAAGCTGGAGATCACCCAGGTGGTGCAGAAGTTCGCCCATGCCCCGGCGCAGCTGTTCGATGTGAGCCAGCGCGGCTACCTGCGCGAAGGCTATTTCGCCGACCTGGTGCTGGTGGAGGACGTGCCGTTCACCGTGAAGCGCGAGGACGTGCTGTCCAAGTGCGGCTGGTCGCCGTTCGAGGGCATAACCTTCCGCTCGCGCATTGCCTCGACCTGGGTCAACGGCGAGCTGGCGTGGGACGGCGAGAAGCTGGTGGGCGCGCCGAACGGCCAGCGCATGAGCTTCGACCGCTGA
- a CDS encoding M23 family metallopeptidase yields MRARVLGLGLLAAGVVGVAALLPSSAVAQADSRVVFPASASQGAMVIGKVPAGSVVQYAGRTLRVSGYGSVVFGIGRDEKGPLQVQVQRPDGGSETVSIAVTPRDWPTERVNGVPPKTVNPPPAIAERIKREQAQVTAARARDDDRADFAKPFIWPVQGRISGRFGNARVYNGQPGAGHSGMDIAVPTGTPVKAPAAGVVTFAGPDLYLTGGTLLLDHGFGISSNFLHLSRIDVKLGDRVEQGQVIAAVGATGRATGPHLHWGMNWFDTRIDPLLVLERGK; encoded by the coding sequence ATGCGGGCACGTGTGTTGGGCCTGGGCCTGCTCGCGGCGGGCGTCGTGGGCGTGGCCGCATTGCTGCCCTCCTCCGCCGTGGCGCAGGCCGACAGCCGGGTGGTGTTTCCGGCCAGCGCCTCGCAGGGCGCCATGGTGATCGGCAAGGTGCCGGCGGGCAGCGTGGTGCAGTACGCCGGCCGCACGCTGCGGGTGAGCGGCTACGGCAGCGTGGTGTTCGGCATCGGCCGCGATGAGAAGGGCCCGCTGCAGGTCCAGGTGCAGCGTCCCGACGGCGGCAGTGAGACGGTGAGCATCGCGGTGACCCCGCGCGACTGGCCGACCGAACGCGTCAACGGCGTGCCACCCAAAACGGTCAACCCGCCCCCGGCGATTGCCGAGCGGATCAAACGCGAGCAGGCCCAGGTGACGGCGGCGCGTGCGCGCGACGACGATCGCGCCGACTTCGCCAAGCCCTTCATCTGGCCGGTGCAGGGGCGCATCAGCGGCCGCTTCGGCAATGCCCGGGTATACAACGGCCAGCCCGGTGCGGGCCATTCGGGCATGGACATCGCCGTTCCCACCGGCACGCCGGTCAAGGCTCCGGCTGCCGGCGTGGTCACCTTCGCCGGCCCGGACCTGTACCTCACCGGCGGCACCTTGCTGCTGGACCACGGGTTCGGGATCAGCTCGAACTTCCTGCACCTGTCGCGGATCGACGTGAAGCTGGGCGACCGCGTCGAGCAGGGCCAGGTGATTGCCGCGGTCGGGGCCACCGGCCGTGCCACCGGCCCGCACCTGCATTGGGGCATGAACTGGTTCGACACGCGGATCGACCCGCTGCTGGTGCTCGAGCGGGGCAAGTAA